Below is a genomic region from Pseudazoarcus pumilus.
CTGACCCACAGCCAGGCGATCGTCGCCATGATCGCCAGCCCCGCTCCCGCCGGCCCCAGAGCGGACTCCAGCCACGGCCCCGCGATCAGATAGATGCCTGCCGCAATCGCCAGATGCACCAGCCGCGCCACCTCAGCCCCCGAGCAGCGCGCGCATCACGCCGAAACCTGCGATCAGCCCCAGCGCGCCAAAAGCCAGCGCCGCCAACAGAAAGGGTGTGCCGCGCGAGTCCGGGTCGCGCCGGTAGGCCACCGCGTACCACACCCGCGCGCCGATCCACACCGAGCCGCAAACCGCTGCGATTCCATCGCCGACAAAGGCCGCCGCGATCCACAGACACGGCAGCACCATCAGCGTCCATTCGATGGTGTTCGTCTGCACGCGGCAGGCGCGCTCGAACTCCGGGTGTCCGGTCATCGCCGGCGCGCGGATGTCGTGCCGCTTGCGCGCCACGCCCACCGCGGCGGCGACGCCGAACAGCAGCAGGACGATGAACAGCGTGGTCAGTGCCGTGAGCGGGAGATTGGCCATGAAAAGGTCGTTGCGAGCGGTAATGCCCGACTATATCGCGTCGCGACGCTCGCACGCGCCGCAGTGCTGCCCTGCCCCGCAAGCGGCAGTCAAAGCCCCTGCGCCCCGCGTCGCAGCCAGTCATGCACGAAGGCGAGCTTGTGGCGGGCGAAGTCCGACAGCACGAAGGGGTAGAGATCCGGCAGGCCCATCGAGCGATTGACG
It encodes:
- a CDS encoding MAPEG family protein, with product MANLPLTALTTLFIVLLLFGVAAAVGVARKRHDIRAPAMTGHPEFERACRVQTNTIEWTLMVLPCLWIAAAFVGDGIAAVCGSVWIGARVWYAVAYRRDPDSRGTPFLLAALAFGALGLIAGFGVMRALLGG